The Rhodohalobacter sp. SW132 genomic sequence CCGATTTGCAGCAACGTCGATTCCCACTTCCATAGCGTATTCTGCTGCAGCTCCAAGGCCGAGGATCAGCGCATGGGAAAACTCCCAGTTTTCGAATCGGCGAGCGTCCGGTTCAAGCGTGTATTGATCCGGATCTGTCCATGCCGCGCCGTGGGTATCGGGGAAAAGTGGCTCCATACCTCGTTCCAGCATGCGGTTTGAAACATAAAGAAATCCGATTCCTCTCGGCCCTCTGAGAAATTTTCGGGCGGTGGCAGCCAGGAAATCACAGTTCAGGGTTTCTACATCAACCGGAATTTGTCCCACCGCCTGGCAGGCATCCAGAACAAACGTCACTTCCGTTTCCCTGCAGATTTCACCGACAGCCTGTGCGTCCTGCACCAGTCCGGAATTTGTGGGAATCCAGCTCATCAGAACCAGTTTTGGACGTTTCTTTCTGATCAGCTTCCGGACCGATTCGGCATCCACACCGCCGGAGGATAGATCATCAGCCCGTTTAATTTCAACTCCAAATCTCTTCGCAAGGCTCAATAGCATGATTTGGTTTGAGGAATAATCGACGTTGGTTGTAAGAATCGCATCCCCCCGCTGGAAATCAAATGAACTGAGCGCCTGCGAGGTCGCAACGGTGGCGTTCTCAACCATCGCAATGTTGGATGGTTGAGTTTGAATCAAATCAGCAACCGACCGGTAAGCCTTTTCAGTCCGATCATTTTCCAGTTCAGCGGCTTCATATCCGCCGAT encodes the following:
- a CDS encoding aminotransferase class V-fold PLP-dependent enzyme encodes the protein MNNRPEELSAENLLQKWRDDTPGCQHRNHLNNAGAALMPQPVIDAVHEHLNLEARIGGYEAAELENDRTEKAYRSVADLIQTQPSNIAMVENATVATSQALSSFDFQRGDAILTTNVDYSSNQIMLLSLAKRFGVEIKRADDLSSGGVDAESVRKLIRKKRPKLVLMSWIPTNSGLVQDAQAVGEICRETEVTFVLDACQAVGQIPVDVETLNCDFLAATARKFLRGPRGIGFLYVSNRMLERGMEPLFPDTHGAAWTDPDQYTLEPDARRFENWEFSHALILGLGAAAEYAMEVGIDVAANRSFKLAEYMRSKLEDLPGARIFDRGENQCAIVSVGFDHHQPEKLVERLREEKINTSAASRTAGVIDMKSKGVDSILRISPHYYNTMDEADELLEALHRII